From Pontibacter actiniarum, a single genomic window includes:
- a CDS encoding PAS domain S-box protein — MERTRKIESDASRRRTIQFIGISFVSLVVLLFSVCLFSYIKANQVQQEYSIKLQQAYKRLELVNELFSNKELSQNLVREHVYTRDRALKKAVRQQLEQSHEDNRAIVDKLETLLQQKERKALLRELAQERSSYYSHVDSLLELSESNRTQEAQAYTGAYLAPFYSKQQTLLIRLSNEATESSQKRTKEAIQASSSIVDSYSFLLILAVGAAVGAAYMLSRVFRRLRLENELLNAEVLERQELQQALLDSQQAYRRLFDRNPVPMWVYDQHSLKFMEVNEAAIKEYGYNREEFLAMSILDIRPDGEKEKIQRRMLHIDKAADATSYDFVHMRKDGSTFKVELKSHALPERADSYPRLVVSVNVQEREETMAKLEKNEQQLREVSSSIPGAVYQFLVDTEGRESYPFISDGVFELYGVTAEEAYQDADRLFAPVHPDDQKAIAHATEISTRDLTPWLAEFRVWHPKQCKWKWIRGHGLPTLKPDGSVLSNGTLIDITSQKEAQAQLVASEANLRTLLDSSSQSIYLLNKKRELVAFNKAAEEEVKKHLLKPLRKGQDLLSFVDQAQQQQFFENHLTAMQGQAVLYEQGSGDYWYEIAFKPVFDSTEKVIGVTLSIHDRSEQKKAIEVIKKNEAQLAKAQQIAKLGSWEYDLAKDMLTISRNLYDIYELPYKTFTPTFRNIAARFYPDDRARVLEQYQQALATRSDLISEHRIVTESGQVKYLAQIGEVVCDEEGKPVKVAGTTQDITDRKRSEREVIETKNLLQSTIGNIPEIIFSADGTLKLNYLSPKCREITGFTEQELLENDNHWLSMVHDADKEALLQLVVPKLKAGVKTNQEVCITTRDGQTKWLLLRISPMLDANGQLVRVDGSASDMTQYKEAEQKKQQLTEQLVKQNQNLQQFAYIVSHNLRTPIANMLGLASIYDQENPHAPVNGRVVDNLVKSAQLLDTTIRDLNELLTVRSQAEAVQEQVDFHHLLEEVCVALEKEIAQSGASVSCSFEDAPSVVTVKSFASSIMFNLVCNAIKYRHPERKPRVDVTTYRVNGYLCLQIQDNGLGIDLERQRDKVFGLYKRFHPKIEGKGIGLHLVKTQTELLGGKVEVESQPNLGTTFRVYFTQLQYHEHPK; from the coding sequence ATGGAGCGAACAAGAAAGATAGAAAGCGATGCTAGCCGCCGGCGCACGATCCAGTTTATAGGGATATCCTTTGTGAGCCTGGTTGTCCTGCTGTTCTCCGTTTGCCTGTTTTCCTATATTAAGGCTAACCAGGTGCAGCAGGAGTACAGTATAAAACTGCAGCAGGCGTACAAGAGGCTGGAGCTGGTGAACGAGCTTTTCAGCAATAAAGAACTCTCTCAGAACCTCGTGCGGGAGCATGTTTACACCCGCGACCGCGCCTTGAAAAAAGCCGTGCGTCAGCAGCTTGAGCAGTCGCACGAAGATAACAGAGCCATTGTAGACAAGCTTGAGACACTGCTGCAGCAGAAGGAGCGGAAAGCCCTGCTCCGGGAGCTGGCGCAGGAGCGCAGCAGTTACTATAGCCACGTAGACAGCCTGCTTGAGCTAAGCGAAAGCAACCGCACCCAGGAGGCACAGGCGTACACGGGCGCGTACCTGGCTCCTTTCTACAGCAAACAGCAGACACTGCTCATCCGTCTGAGCAACGAGGCTACCGAGTCATCCCAAAAAAGGACAAAGGAAGCGATACAGGCCTCCTCCTCCATCGTGGACTCTTACTCTTTTTTGCTAATCCTGGCGGTGGGTGCTGCGGTGGGTGCTGCCTACATGCTGAGCAGGGTGTTCAGGCGGCTGAGGCTGGAAAACGAGCTGCTCAATGCAGAGGTGCTGGAGCGGCAGGAGCTACAGCAAGCCCTTCTGGACAGCCAGCAGGCGTACCGCAGGCTGTTTGACAGAAACCCCGTTCCGATGTGGGTGTATGACCAGCACTCGCTTAAGTTTATGGAGGTGAACGAGGCGGCAATAAAGGAGTACGGCTATAACCGGGAGGAGTTCCTGGCGATGTCGATCCTGGATATCAGGCCGGATGGAGAAAAGGAAAAGATCCAACGGCGTATGCTGCACATCGACAAGGCGGCTGATGCCACCAGTTACGACTTTGTGCACATGCGCAAGGACGGCTCTACCTTTAAAGTGGAGCTGAAGTCACACGCTTTGCCTGAACGGGCTGATAGTTACCCCAGGCTGGTGGTGTCGGTTAACGTGCAGGAGCGGGAGGAAACGATGGCCAAGCTGGAGAAAAACGAGCAGCAGTTACGCGAAGTCAGCTCCAGCATTCCGGGAGCCGTGTACCAGTTCCTGGTTGACACGGAAGGAAGGGAGTCCTACCCTTTTATCAGCGATGGTGTTTTTGAGCTTTACGGTGTCACGGCTGAGGAAGCCTACCAGGACGCCGACAGGCTCTTCGCCCCGGTTCACCCGGATGACCAGAAGGCGATTGCACATGCCACGGAGATCTCCACCCGTGACCTCACCCCCTGGTTAGCGGAGTTCAGGGTGTGGCACCCCAAGCAGTGCAAGTGGAAGTGGATACGCGGGCACGGCTTGCCCACCCTGAAGCCGGACGGAAGCGTGTTGTCTAACGGTACGCTCATCGATATCACCAGCCAGAAAGAGGCCCAGGCCCAACTGGTGGCAAGTGAGGCGAACCTGCGCACGCTCCTGGACAGCTCATCCCAATCCATCTACCTGCTCAACAAGAAAAGGGAACTCGTTGCCTTTAACAAGGCGGCCGAAGAGGAGGTAAAAAAGCACCTGCTTAAGCCGCTCCGCAAAGGCCAGGACCTGCTCTCTTTCGTGGACCAGGCGCAGCAGCAGCAGTTCTTCGAGAATCACCTTACCGCCATGCAGGGCCAGGCAGTGCTCTACGAGCAGGGCAGCGGGGACTACTGGTATGAAATAGCCTTTAAGCCTGTTTTTGACAGCACAGAAAAGGTGATTGGGGTCACGCTGAGCATCCACGACCGCTCAGAGCAAAAAAAGGCCATTGAGGTAATAAAGAAGAATGAGGCGCAGCTCGCAAAGGCGCAGCAGATAGCCAAGCTCGGCAGCTGGGAGTACGACCTGGCAAAGGATATGCTAACGATCTCCCGTAACTTGTACGACATCTATGAGCTGCCTTACAAAACCTTTACCCCCACGTTTAGGAACATTGCCGCCCGCTTTTACCCCGACGACAGAGCGCGTGTGCTCGAACAGTACCAGCAGGCCCTGGCTACCCGCAGCGACCTGATTTCGGAGCATAGAATCGTGACGGAGAGCGGACAGGTCAAGTACCTGGCTCAAATTGGGGAAGTCGTGTGTGATGAGGAGGGCAAGCCTGTGAAAGTGGCAGGCACAACACAGGATATCACGGACCGGAAACGCTCCGAACGGGAGGTAATAGAAACGAAGAACCTGCTCCAGTCAACTATCGGTAACATTCCGGAGATCATTTTCTCAGCCGATGGTACCCTGAAGCTAAACTACCTCAGCCCAAAATGCCGCGAGATAACCGGCTTTACAGAGCAGGAGTTACTCGAAAACGACAACCATTGGCTCAGCATGGTGCACGACGCAGACAAAGAGGCGCTGCTCCAGCTAGTGGTGCCTAAGCTTAAGGCCGGCGTTAAAACGAACCAGGAGGTGTGCATCACCACCCGCGACGGTCAGACCAAGTGGCTGTTACTGCGTATCTCCCCCATGCTCGACGCCAACGGCCAGCTGGTGCGGGTCGACGGTTCTGCCTCCGACATGACACAGTACAAAGAGGCTGAGCAGAAGAAGCAACAGCTGACCGAGCAGTTGGTAAAGCAGAACCAGAACCTGCAGCAGTTTGCCTATATCGTGTCGCATAACCTGCGCACGCCCATTGCCAACATGCTGGGCCTGGCCTCCATTTATGACCAGGAGAACCCTCATGCGCCCGTCAACGGGCGGGTGGTGGATAACCTCGTGAAATCGGCGCAGCTGCTCGACACCACCATCCGTGACCTGAACGAGCTGCTCACCGTGCGCAGCCAGGCAGAGGCCGTACAGGAGCAGGTAGACTTTCACCATCTACTGGAAGAGGTTTGCGTGGCCCTCGAAAAAGAAATAGCACAAAGCGGCGCCAGTGTTTCCTGCTCTTTTGAGGATGCGCCCAGCGTTGTAACGGTAAAGAGCTTTGCGAGCAGCATCATGTTCAACCTGGTATGCAACGCCATAAAGTACAGACACCCCGAGCGAAAACCCCGTGTAGATGTTACAACTTACAGGGTAAATGGCTACCTTTGCCTACAAATACAGGACAACGGCCTCGGCATAGACCTTGAGAGGCAGCGCGATAAGGTGTTTGGACTGTATAAGCGCTTCCACCCGAAGATCGAGGGAAAGGGAATAGGACTGCATTTAGTAAAAACACAGACAGAACTACTTGGTGGAAAGGTGGAAGTGGAAAGCCAGCCGAATCTCGGCACCACCTTCCGGGTATACTTCACACAGTTACAATACCATGAGCACCCTAAATAA
- a CDS encoding heavy-metal-associated domain-containing protein — protein METYKFKTNINCGSCVKAVTPHLNKLEGVQEWKVDTDNPNKVLEVKADTADAQTIRSTVEKAGFKAEQL, from the coding sequence ATGGAAACCTATAAATTCAAAACCAACATCAACTGTGGAAGCTGTGTGAAAGCCGTAACACCTCACCTGAATAAGCTGGAGGGCGTGCAGGAGTGGAAAGTGGATACCGATAACCCGAACAAGGTACTGGAGGTAAAAGCCGACACCGCCGATGCCCAAACGATCCGGAGCACCGTGGAGAAGGCAGGCTTTAAAGCGGAGCAGCTCTAA
- a CDS encoding heavy metal translocating P-type ATPase has translation MATIADKTLTKVTYPVEGMTCASCANSIESMLRSREGVEEANVNFAGKTVQVAYHEGQVTPAQLRETVQEIGFDILIEQKTQEELEERQAKALAGLKRKTIVAGVLALPVFVLGMFFHDTFSWGNWAMLVLTAPVLLWAGQRFFTGAWAQAKHFRANMDTLVALSTGIAFIFSVFNTVYPEFFLSRGLMPHVYYEAVAVIIAFILLGKYLEEGAKDRSSSAIKKLMGLQPKTVRVLRNETELEIKIEEVQVGDRVVLLPGERIPVDGEVAAGTTYVDESMLSGEPLPVQKKPGDMLYAGTINQKGSLQLIAQKTGGETMLAHIIKLVQEAQGSKAPVQKLVDRIAGIFVPVVLGIAILTFAAWLVLGGEAYLTEALLSTISVLVIACPCALGLATPTAIMVGVGRGAENGILIKDAESLEHAHKVNAVILDKTGTITLGKPSVTDVVWAQDTVMQQRLETLFFSMEAQSEHPIAQAIYTFYKEQGQKALQPAYFNSLTGLGIEAEYDGKRYFAGNEKLLQQQGVELPAHLLQAARQLQEDAKTVIFFADAQQALAVFAVSDPIKPAAAEGIKAMHEAGLEIYMLTGDNRQTAEAVARQVGVEHFQAELLPNDKAEFVKKLQAEGKVVAMVGDGINDAQALATADVSIAMGQGTDVAMDVAGITLMRSDLTQVAKAVRLSRATVQTIRQNLFWAFFYNVICIPVAAGVLFPFTGFLLNPMIAGAAMALSSVSVVTNSLRLRVKKV, from the coding sequence ATGGCGACTATAGCTGATAAAACACTAACCAAGGTCACCTACCCGGTGGAGGGAATGACCTGTGCCTCCTGCGCCAACAGCATTGAAAGTATGCTCCGCTCGCGTGAGGGCGTGGAGGAGGCAAATGTAAACTTTGCAGGCAAAACCGTGCAGGTGGCGTACCATGAGGGGCAGGTAACGCCTGCCCAGCTGCGTGAGACTGTGCAGGAGATAGGCTTTGATATCCTGATAGAGCAGAAAACGCAGGAAGAGCTGGAGGAGCGGCAGGCGAAGGCGCTGGCCGGGCTGAAGCGGAAAACTATCGTGGCGGGCGTGCTGGCCCTGCCGGTGTTCGTCCTGGGCATGTTCTTTCACGATACCTTTAGCTGGGGCAACTGGGCGATGCTGGTATTAACCGCTCCGGTGCTGCTGTGGGCGGGGCAGCGCTTCTTTACAGGTGCCTGGGCCCAGGCAAAGCACTTTCGGGCGAACATGGATACACTGGTGGCGCTCAGCACGGGCATCGCCTTTATTTTCAGTGTGTTTAACACGGTGTACCCGGAGTTCTTTTTGAGCAGGGGCCTGATGCCGCACGTGTACTACGAGGCAGTGGCCGTGATCATCGCCTTTATACTTTTAGGTAAGTACCTGGAGGAGGGGGCAAAAGACCGTAGCTCCTCCGCCATCAAGAAGCTGATGGGCCTGCAGCCTAAAACGGTGCGGGTGCTGCGAAACGAAACGGAGCTGGAGATAAAGATCGAGGAAGTACAGGTGGGAGACCGCGTGGTGCTTTTACCCGGCGAGCGCATCCCGGTGGACGGGGAGGTAGCCGCTGGTACGACCTACGTCGACGAAAGCATGCTCAGCGGTGAGCCGCTGCCGGTGCAGAAAAAGCCGGGCGATATGCTCTATGCCGGCACCATCAACCAAAAAGGCAGTCTGCAGCTCATCGCGCAGAAAACGGGCGGCGAAACCATGCTGGCGCACATTATTAAGCTGGTGCAGGAGGCGCAGGGGAGCAAGGCACCGGTGCAGAAACTGGTGGACAGGATTGCCGGCATCTTTGTGCCGGTGGTGCTGGGCATCGCCATACTTACTTTTGCAGCCTGGCTCGTGCTGGGTGGCGAGGCTTACCTGACGGAGGCGCTGCTATCTACTATCTCGGTGCTGGTGATTGCCTGCCCCTGTGCCTTGGGACTCGCCACGCCAACGGCTATAATGGTAGGCGTGGGCCGGGGGGCAGAAAACGGTATCCTGATCAAAGACGCGGAGAGCCTGGAGCACGCCCACAAGGTAAATGCGGTTATACTTGATAAAACCGGAACCATCACGCTGGGCAAGCCCTCTGTTACCGATGTGGTGTGGGCGCAGGACACAGTGATGCAGCAGCGGCTGGAAACACTGTTCTTCTCCATGGAGGCGCAGTCGGAGCACCCGATCGCGCAGGCCATCTACACGTTCTACAAAGAGCAGGGGCAGAAGGCCCTGCAGCCCGCCTACTTTAACAGCCTGACAGGCCTGGGGATTGAGGCGGAGTACGACGGGAAGCGTTATTTTGCCGGTAACGAGAAGCTGCTGCAGCAGCAGGGCGTGGAGCTGCCGGCACACCTGCTGCAGGCGGCAAGGCAGCTGCAGGAGGACGCCAAGACGGTTATCTTCTTTGCCGATGCCCAACAGGCCCTCGCTGTGTTTGCCGTAAGCGACCCTATTAAACCCGCCGCCGCCGAAGGCATCAAGGCCATGCACGAGGCCGGTCTGGAAATATACATGCTGACCGGCGACAACAGGCAAACTGCCGAGGCTGTGGCAAGGCAGGTAGGCGTGGAGCATTTCCAGGCCGAGCTGCTGCCAAACGACAAGGCTGAGTTTGTGAAAAAGCTGCAAGCCGAAGGCAAGGTAGTGGCCATGGTGGGAGACGGTATCAACGATGCACAGGCCCTGGCCACCGCGGACGTAAGTATAGCCATGGGGCAGGGGACAGACGTTGCCATGGATGTGGCGGGCATTACCCTCATGCGCTCAGACCTGACGCAGGTGGCTAAGGCTGTTCGGCTATCGCGGGCAACGGTGCAGACAATCCGCCAGAACTTGTTCTGGGCCTTCTTCTACAACGTGATCTGTATTCCGGTGGCTGCAGGCGTCCTGTTCCCGTTCACAGGCTTTCTGCTGAACCCGATGATTGCGGGTGCCGCCATGGCCCTGAGCTCGGTATCGGTCGTAACGAACAGCCTGCGCCTGCGTGTCAAGAAAGTATAA
- a CDS encoding type IX secretion system membrane protein PorP/SprF, with product MNRLLALGFMLFAVAGSAMAQQRPQYTQYSLNNYLANPAITGIEDYGDLKLGTRQQWSGLEGAPQSYYATLHMPIHKSSSSYNGGRTGNVAKEASTKQNVYRRVRPHHGLGLMAMSTETGPLKRGSISASYAYHQPLSRTLRIAAGVQPGLIQYSLDPARVKLAKNSINDPAIYDGRANETKFDLSLGLWLYSRNFYAGVSGAQLVPSKRKFVEANTPDDNDGSLQQHYFLTSGYRFDVSPYISVVPSMMVKMAQPSPASVDATVKVLYANRLWAGVTYRHEESVAAMAGININHLFDLAYSYDASTSPLGQANAGSHEVVLGFKLRNTRKVICPEWAW from the coding sequence ATGAACAGACTTTTAGCCCTTGGCTTCATGCTTTTTGCCGTGGCAGGCAGTGCCATGGCGCAGCAGCGGCCGCAGTACACGCAGTATTCGTTAAATAACTACCTGGCCAACCCGGCCATTACCGGCATCGAGGACTATGGAGACCTGAAGCTTGGTACGCGCCAGCAGTGGTCCGGCCTGGAGGGTGCGCCGCAGTCGTACTACGCCACACTGCACATGCCGATCCATAAGAGCTCCAGCTCCTACAATGGCGGTCGCACTGGCAACGTGGCAAAGGAGGCGAGCACAAAGCAGAACGTGTACCGCCGCGTGCGCCCGCACCACGGTTTGGGGCTGATGGCGATGTCTACGGAGACGGGGCCTCTGAAGCGCGGAAGCATCTCAGCCAGTTACGCCTACCACCAGCCTCTGTCGCGCACGCTGCGCATTGCTGCCGGCGTACAGCCGGGCCTCATCCAGTACAGCCTGGACCCGGCCCGGGTGAAGCTGGCCAAGAACAGCATCAACGACCCGGCCATTTACGACGGGCGGGCCAATGAGACCAAGTTCGACCTCAGCCTGGGCCTCTGGCTCTACTCCCGCAATTTCTACGCCGGTGTGTCGGGTGCGCAGCTGGTGCCGAGCAAACGAAAGTTTGTGGAAGCCAACACCCCGGACGACAACGACGGCTCCCTGCAGCAGCACTACTTCCTGACAAGCGGCTACCGCTTTGATGTGTCTCCTTATATTTCGGTGGTCCCCTCCATGATGGTCAAGATGGCGCAGCCAAGCCCGGCCTCGGTAGACGCCACTGTGAAAGTGCTTTACGCCAACAGGCTCTGGGCGGGCGTTACTTACCGGCACGAAGAATCCGTGGCGGCTATGGCCGGCATTAACATCAACCACCTGTTTGACCTGGCCTACTCCTACGATGCCAGCACATCGCCGCTGGGCCAGGCGAATGCCGGAAGCCACGAGGTGGTGCTCGGCTTTAAGCTCCGTAACACAAGAAAGGTTATATGCCCGGAATGGGCTTGGTAA
- a CDS encoding transmembrane 220 family protein, with protein sequence MVLKKSLAIFLGIAFLSFVAVQYNDPDPLVWMLLYGVAALLCFLSAFNRAPRTVLWVGAVLYALGGVYMWPALFEGISIGSGNIKNIEEARESLGLFLYSLSFASLDLLARQQLRRQLRLQQLQKAKWAH encoded by the coding sequence ATGGTACTGAAAAAATCCCTGGCTATCTTTTTAGGCATTGCCTTCCTGTCTTTTGTGGCGGTACAGTACAACGACCCGGACCCGCTGGTGTGGATGCTCCTGTATGGAGTGGCAGCCCTGCTATGTTTCCTGTCGGCTTTTAACCGGGCGCCCCGCACTGTCCTGTGGGTAGGGGCCGTATTGTATGCCCTGGGAGGAGTGTACATGTGGCCCGCGCTTTTCGAGGGGATCAGCATCGGCAGCGGCAACATCAAAAACATAGAGGAGGCCCGGGAGTCGTTAGGGCTTTTCCTGTACAGCCTGTCCTTTGCCAGCCTGGACCTGCTTGCGAGGCAACAGCTGCGCCGCCAGCTACGGCTGCAGCAACTGCAAAAAGCAAAATGGGCTCACTGA